The genomic region TCTAAAGAATTCATCAGTAATATATTTAAAAAAAGGATAGTAAACCAAGAGGACACTTAACATCCCTACCAAAAACAATACAGCTATTAGCCAATTGTATTTTACTTTCCTGAGTCCAACAATTACTGCAATAAGGATAGGAACAAAAACTAGAGGTAATGTTGGATATCTTACAAAAAAAGCAGCACAAGCAGTTACTACCATTACTAGGAGAAAGCTGACTCGACGTACGTTCATAAACCTTACAAAACTCCAATAACAGAAAACCACTAAAAAAGTAGCCAACATATCACTCATTACCAACATTCCTCCTCTTATGAAATAAGTACTCAATACCAACCCCAGAAATAGCCATAATTTTCCATCTTTATGGTAGATTTCCTGAATTATTTTATTGGTATAAAAAATAACACCAAGTAAAGACAGTAAAGATAATAACCGCATTACAGTGAGAAGATGCATTCCAGTTGTACTGATTATTGCCCCCAAAAAAGGATACAATTTAGGCCAATAAAAGTTTCCAGGAGTTTTTCCAGTAGTAAGGTACAATTTTAATTCCTGAGCATATTGATAATAAGCATGACTATCTTGCCCAAACAATCCATTAAAATCGTAACTCCAAGTTAAGATCCCAAACAATAAAAGTGGCGTCCCATAGAGTACTCCTCCCCAATATGAAAACCTTTGACTATTGGACATTTAATCGATTTTTATTTCCTATTAACTCTAGTGTTCCACTGCTATTGTAATACCCTTTCTTAATAAAGCAATCAACATCTTTATCACATTGAGCTACCTTAACTGCCTCTACAGCAAGTTTTGACTCATCTTTTACAGCTATTCCAACAGTACATTTCTTAATCGAAATCGAATGAATCAATACGCTTGAACGTTCACCTATACTCACTCCTTTATCTTCGCATCCTTGTACTTTTAAATTCCTTATTTTAACAGTTGCTCCTGACAAGTCTATGGCATCACCTCCAACATCTTTAAACCTGGAATACATAACTGCTCCTTGCCCATAGTCAATATCTACGGCATCACCACTAATGTGCTTTGCTGTTAGCTCTTTGATCAAAAAATCACAATTATTTAAGTTTACCCCATCATTCGATTGAATGTTTTCCATCATTAACTTTTCGAGTATTACTTTCCCGTGAGTACATTGTAATGGGGCATTATTTTCATGTACATTAAACTGTGTAATTTTTGAATTCTTCACAGACAAGTTAGCGTATACAACGGCAATTCCATTGCTTGTTAGATCGGATGAAGAGAGCTGACTGTTTAGTATTTTCACTTCTCCATAAGCCGTAATACTTCCCCCCGAATTAAAATCAACTGTTGCATTTTTAATGGTCAGTGTTTGCCCTTTGGGTATTATGATATGCTCTTGAATGGTAAAATTTTTATTTTCAATCAACAGCCCATCTTGATATACAGTATCTTGTACCTTACTTTTGAGCTTAAGACTAGGGAGTTCTATTGGACTCGATAAGGTATCTTTATTCTTTCCTAAATAGTATAGCTTAAAAAACTTCTTATTGGCATCAATAAATATAGTTTGGTTCGGCTCTATGATTTGGGGAGTTACTGCTTTTACTAACCTTGTCTTTGAACCCCAACCAATAACAGTTAATGTATTTAAATCATAATTCGTTAAACGCACTTTTTTTCCGTCTATACGAGCTCGAATAGCGACATGTGGAAAAGCCTTTTTGTCTTTTGGTTCTTGATACACTCTTACCTCTTCTGGATGCTCTTCTTTCCACTGCGAGTAACTGAAAAACTTAGGCGATAGTTGTTGCTGTTGTATAAATGCCTCTATTGTAACACTTCTTTTAGCTAAACGATTTTTCAACTCAGCAGCGATTTTATTTTCCTCTAGTTTCCATTCCTTACTTTGGTAAACTTTTAACCAATAATAATATGCTTCCTTAAAATCCTCTGATAAAAACAATTGATAGTTAAACCACTGCTCTTTGAAATAAACAGTTTGATAATGTTCATCAAACAACCCTAAAAATGACTTTCCTATTAAATGATTATCTTTCGAATAACAATCATAAGCAACAGGCTCTATTTTTTGATCTATTTTTCGATAATAAAAACGTTGATTATGCCATTGTAAACCATGATAGAACTGAAAAAGGTCGCATAACGCATAGTATTTTGCGAATTTTTCAACAGCTATACTGTTAAAGTCAACTGCTCCCATTTGCCATTGTTCTAATATTGAACGTGCTTTCAAAAAATGAATGATTTGAGCTGTATCTTTTCGTATTTTTTTTTGATTAAAAGCTTTTACTCTAGAAGCTTCAAAAATAGGATATTCATAACATTTATTTTTTTGACTAATTTTTGCCCAATATTGACATTCCCAAAAACCTTCCTCATCAAATTTTAATATTGGCCCCTGTATCCGCTGATTATTTTCAATTAACAACTCGTCAAAATGCTCTTCAAAAGCAAAGATTCCCCAATAAACTTCGTTTACGACTAGATGTACAAACCTATAGTTCGTTGTTAAAATCCCCTCTGCTCTTAATATTTCATGAAAAATCGCTTCATTTGCCCCACCTCTTGTCTCTGGGAATTGTAGAGAAAACTTTCTAACTTTATAAATATTCCCCTCTTGGAGTTCGATCCTAAATGAATTTCGATCTTTTTTGATATGATCTGTCCAATCTCCTTTTAACCTTATTTTAGCATTGAACGTTAAACGGTTCCATTGGATAACAGCAGGTTGTTTTACTTTTAAATCTTTGGTTAACACCCCTTGCTTTAGTGCTTTAGTTGTGGCTTCTTTAAAAAAACGTTTGGCTTCTTGATCGTATGAAATAAAAATAGTGTCTACAGCCTGAGCATAAGTCATATTGACCACAGTAATTAAGCATATTAAGCCTCCGATAGCTTTTCCCCTTATCAATTGCACACACATAAACTTATATATAAACACTTAAAAATTAATCCAAGAATCAAAAAGCTAATGTAATTATTTTATATTTAACACCACAATAAAACACATTATGTTGCCTCTCACGCTTAAGCCATTTAAACGCTCTACATACTATCTATCATTCATCATTTTTACGAGCACTTGGCTTTATTCATGCGACTATACTTCTAGTGCTCGAAAGGATTTTAAATTTATCGTTGCGGGTCACGTTTATGGTGCTCCAGGTGCAAAAAACAATCCTTTTCACCCTCCTTTTATGAATTATTTGAACAATGAAGCAGATTCGAGTATTTCTTTAGCTGTTTTAACTGGAGACCTTGTACAGCAAGCTTCAACAGAGTCTTTTGACAAGGTTCAAAATTACATTCAAGGTTTCCCTTTCCCTTTTCATATTGCTCCAGGAAACCACGATTTAAATGACATCAATAGCTATACTGCCCATTTTGGAAAAACAGACTATCACTTTGAATTTAACCATAACTTATTTTACATTGTCGATTTATTAAAATCTGGTTGGAACTTTACTAACCAACACATTGGAGAATTACAACAACTAACGCAAAAAAACAATTATGATAATGTCTTTATTTTTACCCATCATATTAGTTGGTATGATGAACAGAAGACTCCTCATATTATTCCCAATTCTTTGTATGCGCGTAACGACACACTAGATTTCTACACTAATTTCCTACCCAAAATGACGCGTTTAAGTGTTCCTATTTTTCTATTTGGAGGAGATGTTGGAGCGCTTCCAGATGGCAGTTCAATCAGTATTCATAAACATCAAAACGTACACCTGATTACTTCTGGTATGGGAGGAGAAAAATGGGATAATATTTTACAAGTTTTTGTCAATAAAGGAAAAGTTCATATTGAGGTCGACTATCTTAATGAACACCCTAATATCTCTATTGATACCTTATATAATCCTATTTATTTTTAGCTTAATTTTTTTTGAGTTTTAAATAACTCGATTACTCTTTTTTCGATGGGATAATTAAAATTCATATTCTGAATTCTCCATTTTGCTAGTTTAGCCAATGGCTTAATATAAAAACGAGACTGTTTATTCAATTTTAGATAAAATTTATATTTTTCAAATAAATCATACTTTTCATCATCCACCCATGGTCCTCTAGATCCAACATAATCAAATTCAGACCATTCCTGAATTGTAATCGGAAGTTCATATTCACCAGCTTCGACAACTTCTCTGGTTATTTGTGTTCCAGGATAAGGTTTAAAATAAAAAATTGGCGTATCAAATTTAGGAGACATTAGTGCTAATTTTCGAATCATTTTTTGACTTTCAATAACACTTGTATCGGACTCTTTAGGAAAGCCTATAATAAAAGGAAAAATAACATGAATACCTAGCGCTTTGCATCGATCAGCACAAAGCAAAACTTGTGTTACTTTGATATCTTTTCTTAACCAATCCATCATTTCTTGTGAACCAGACTCAACTCCAATTAATAACCTTCTCAACCCGCCTTCCTTACACAACTTAAAGTCCTCATAAGACATCCTACTCCCTTGATCTGCTCGCATGGTCGCTGCCCAAGTAAATTTCTTCCCATAATCTTTTAGAAGTCCAGCCATTTTTATGATTTGCTTTGGATAAGTAAAAAACGTTTCATCTTGAAAATTTAAATCTTCAAATTGATATTGCTCGTAATAGAACTTTAAATCCTCAAACACACGCTCTGGTTTCAAACTATTATACTTCCGATTAAAAACAAAAGGATCAGCGCAAAATGTACATCTAAAAAAACAACCTATAGAAGTAATAAAATCAAATTGACGAATGCCTTTAGCCTCAAAATAACGTTCCACATCTATCAGCTCATAATTTAACCGAGGGAGGTTATTCATATCCTCCATTGGCCTAGGAGGCGTCTGTATTAGTTCTGTTTGCTCACGAAAGACAATGCCTTTAATGGATGATAACTTTTTTGTTGTTGCAATCACATCCACGATCTCCTTAAAAGTAACTTCCCCTTGTCCCTGTACTGCTATATCAACCTCAGGAACATCTTTTAACACTTGCTTTGGGAATAATGAAGTATGCCAGCCTCCCCATACAACTGGTAATTCAGGACGATGACGTTTAATTAACTTAGAAAAAGTAATCGCATCTTTTAATGGAGCTCCAGTTAATGAAGTTACGCCAACTAATAGCGTATCATTTATATGTCTTGCTACCAACTGTTCAATATCTTCCTCTATTCTAGCATCTATAATAATAACTTCATAAGTTTCACACACTACTGAACCTATTGCAATTAGAGCCAAAGGCATATCAAAAAAAACAGCCTTGGGGTTGTATAATATGATTTTCTGTTTGTTCAAACTCAATTTTAGCTAAAAAAAGTTTAAAATAAAGCTTTTTTTAACATATTTAGATATTATTCTATCTTTACTTTTTTTATTACAATTATTAAAATGCACCTAATGAACCTTTTTAGTATAGTCAGCTTTAACATCTTACTGCTTTTAAGCTGTTCAACTCTTGTCAAAGCTCAACAAGGAAACAGACCTGTACCCAACAGTCTATTTTCTTATGAGTTTGAGCAAAGTACTAATGAATTAGACACGGGAGTTTACTTACTAACCCCTATGAAAATCAGAACCCCTAACACTTCTCCCACCTATAAGAAACCTTATGCTATGATTCTTGATCATCAAGGGTACGTTTATTGGTACTGCAAACCGAACTCAAGAGGATGTTTAGACTTTAAATATTATCCTGAATCAAATCAATATTCTTTTGTTGCTAGCTACGCTCAAACAAAACCTAATTTCATCGTACTTGATAGTAACCTTAATTATACAGACACCATAGATGCCATTAACCTTACTGAAGATGTTCATGATATCCAGCGACTCAGTAATGGGAATTGGCTGCTTTCTACGATTCATGTTGATACTGTTGATCTAACAGGTTATACTTTTTCGGGAATAGCTGGTAAAGACAGTACACCAATAAAAGGGTATGGCTTTCAAGAACTTGATCCAAATGGTAACTTAATTATTGACTGGAATAGTAATGATTATATTCACCCAACTGAAACTTATGATGACTATGGATACGACTCTACTTTATTTGATTACTGTCATGGAAATACGTTAGAAGAAGACGATGATGGTCATATTCTCGTTTCATTAAGACACCTTAACGCCATCTACAAAATTAATAGAACAACGGGGGCTGTTATATGGCGACTGGGAGGGAAATCATCAGACTTTACTTTTGTGAATGATAGTTTATTTAGTGGTCAACACGACATTAGAAGGTTAGACAATGGGAACTATTCACTATTTGACAATGGAAACATGGCTGTTTCTCCTAAATACTCAAGAGGGGTAGAATACCAATTAGACACCACTAATTGGACCGCGACATTAGTCAAAGAATATATACATCCTGACTCTGTTTTTGCAAGAGCAATGGGGAGTTATCATACCACTTACAATGATCATAAAATACTGGGATATGGATTAATTTACAGACCTTATCCATCTGCAACAATTATTGATAATAACCAGGACATTTCTTCTCAGATTTTCTTAGAAGATTCTGTCGTTTCTTACCGAGTCCATCATTTTATGCCACAATTACCTCCTAGACCTCAGATTACATGTGAACAAACGTTAGCGGGGTGGGTACTACACGCTCCCTCAGCCTCTACTTACAGATGGTCTACAGGTGAGAATACTCCAACAATCATGGTCACTCAACCCGATACAATTCAAGTTTGGATTCCACATGGTAGTGGATTCATTGGTTCTAATCCTTTAATCATTACAGACATTAATAACCCTTGTGGAAGTGTTTCTATAAAGGAAAACAACAAAAAAAATGACGGAACCTATCAACTTTACAATTTATTAGGGCAACCAATTAACCAACCGAAACCCTATCATATTTATCTAAAAGTTTATTCATCTGGATCAACAGAACAGTTTATGTTTACAACTGACTATCAACAATAATTTTCTTGATTAATGAACCAACGCGGTATTATATTATTCAATCCTAGAAGTGCAGATGCTAAACATCGAATTCCTAATTCTATTTTACAAATTGGGGCATCTATAGAAGGGTTATACAACTATCATTTTGTTGATGGCAATCTTGAGGAAAAACCGCTTGAAAAAATATTAAAAATCATCCAAGAAGAAGTTATTGAAATTGTAGGGATGACCGTCATGCCTGGACCTCAACTTAAACAGGCGATACCATTTGCAAAAGCAATCAAACAACAACATCCAAACATCAAAATCGTTTGGGGTGGTTATT from Flavobacteriales bacterium harbors:
- a CDS encoding B12-binding domain-containing radical SAM protein — protein: MNKQKIILYNPKAVFFDMPLALIAIGSVVCETYEVIIIDARIEEDIEQLVARHINDTLLVGVTSLTGAPLKDAITFSKLIKRHRPELPVVWGGWHTSLFPKQVLKDVPEVDIAVQGQGEVTFKEIVDVIATTKKLSSIKGIVFREQTELIQTPPRPMEDMNNLPRLNYELIDVERYFEAKGIRQFDFITSIGCFFRCTFCADPFVFNRKYNSLKPERVFEDLKFYYEQYQFEDLNFQDETFFTYPKQIIKMAGLLKDYGKKFTWAATMRADQGSRMSYEDFKLCKEGGLRRLLIGVESGSQEMMDWLRKDIKVTQVLLCADRCKALGIHVIFPFIIGFPKESDTSVIESQKMIRKLALMSPKFDTPIFYFKPYPGTQITREVVEAGEYELPITIQEWSEFDYVGSRGPWVDDEKYDLFEKYKFYLKLNKQSRFYIKPLAKLAKWRIQNMNFNYPIEKRVIELFKTQKKLS
- a CDS encoding arylsulfotransferase family protein, with the translated sequence MNLFSIVSFNILLLLSCSTLVKAQQGNRPVPNSLFSYEFEQSTNELDTGVYLLTPMKIRTPNTSPTYKKPYAMILDHQGYVYWYCKPNSRGCLDFKYYPESNQYSFVASYAQTKPNFIVLDSNLNYTDTIDAINLTEDVHDIQRLSNGNWLLSTIHVDTVDLTGYTFSGIAGKDSTPIKGYGFQELDPNGNLIIDWNSNDYIHPTETYDDYGYDSTLFDYCHGNTLEEDDDGHILVSLRHLNAIYKINRTTGAVIWRLGGKSSDFTFVNDSLFSGQHDIRRLDNGNYSLFDNGNMAVSPKYSRGVEYQLDTTNWTATLVKEYIHPDSVFARAMGSYHTTYNDHKILGYGLIYRPYPSATIIDNNQDISSQIFLEDSVVSYRVHHFMPQLPPRPQITCEQTLAGWVLHAPSASTYRWSTGENTPTIMVTQPDTIQVWIPHGSGFIGSNPLIITDINNPCGSVSIKENNKKNDGTYQLYNLLGQPINQPKPYHIYLKVYSSGSTEQFMFTTDYQQ
- a CDS encoding CotH kinase family protein, with translation MQLIRGKAIGGLICLITVVNMTYAQAVDTIFISYDQEAKRFFKEATTKALKQGVLTKDLKVKQPAVIQWNRLTFNAKIRLKGDWTDHIKKDRNSFRIELQEGNIYKVRKFSLQFPETRGGANEAIFHEILRAEGILTTNYRFVHLVVNEVYWGIFAFEEHFDELLIENNQRIQGPILKFDEEGFWECQYWAKISQKNKCYEYPIFEASRVKAFNQKKIRKDTAQIIHFLKARSILEQWQMGAVDFNSIAVEKFAKYYALCDLFQFYHGLQWHNQRFYYRKIDQKIEPVAYDCYSKDNHLIGKSFLGLFDEHYQTVYFKEQWFNYQLFLSEDFKEAYYYWLKVYQSKEWKLEENKIAAELKNRLAKRSVTIEAFIQQQQLSPKFFSYSQWKEEHPEEVRVYQEPKDKKAFPHVAIRARIDGKKVRLTNYDLNTLTVIGWGSKTRLVKAVTPQIIEPNQTIFIDANKKFFKLYYLGKNKDTLSSPIELPSLKLKSKVQDTVYQDGLLIENKNFTIQEHIIIPKGQTLTIKNATVDFNSGGSITAYGEVKILNSQLSSSDLTSNGIAVVYANLSVKNSKITQFNVHENNAPLQCTHGKVILEKLMMENIQSNDGVNLNNCDFLIKELTAKHISGDAVDIDYGQGAVMYSRFKDVGGDAIDLSGATVKIRNLKVQGCEDKGVSIGERSSVLIHSISIKKCTVGIAVKDESKLAVEAVKVAQCDKDVDCFIKKGYYNSSGTLELIGNKNRLNVQ